AGGTTTTTAAATGTCCACCTGTTGCCATGTACACACTGTCTGTTGAAATGGCCAGGCCAAGATACTCTAGACTGATGATCATGACATATCAAGGAATAAAGCTGTGTGGAAATGCCTGCAGTTCAGGATGCATCAGTACATTGTAGTTAAAGTTCCATCAATACACTGTAGTTGTGAAATAAGTCCGCTAAATGGCTTTGTTAGTAATACAATATTGGAGAATGGAAAAACCTGTAGCTCAAGtagttttttcttttcccctccctagATTATCCTCTTGATTTGAACCACAGTGAAACCTTTCTGCAAACCACAACTTTTCTTCCTGAAGATTTTACCTACTTTCCAAACCATACCTGTCCCGAGAGACTCCCTTCTATGAGTGAGTAGTGCTGTGACTCGTtatcttcctctcctctccctatGCTCCATCTCCATGCTGCCCCCTCCTTCCAGATTACAACCTATAAAACCTATTTCCTGTGGGAATGGGAGGAGGTAGGAAGAGCTTACTGTTTTATTACAGGTTCTGCACCATCCCAGTGTTGTGTACACTGCAGTCTTTGGGAGATCAGCAGCTATGCTGGTAACCGCTAGAATATCCTCAAACCCTCACATGTGGGTTTCTGGGAGATCTTCACCGTTTTACCTAACTGCTCCAGAGTCCTTGTCTGTTCCTGCATGTTTTTGGATGGTGTGTTCTAGTACCATTTGTCTACCTCCTGACTTATGTACTGCACCTTCTTTTATTTAGCCATGTTACGTGGATGGGGAATGAATAGAAATGCTGTTCTGCAAGCACAAATGCTGTAAATCATTGTTTACCAGACTCCCAGAACTAATCAATCTCTTTGTTTGAgactcatcttttttttttagggaATGATAGAAGTGCTTGCTCCTTACCTCTTCACGGGGCTTACTGCAATATTTGCCAACCTGGACTAGTTCTAGAAACAGAGCAATGGAATACAATGAATTGGACCACCAAACTATCCTCTAAAAAATCCTATTTTGAATTTCACTGGGCAAGTCTCTCTTCCTTGACCTATGGTCAGAAAATAGTGACTAAGCGGGGTGTTGGGAAGCCAAATGCTAGTGAGGAAAGAAGACACTAAAAAAATTTTGTGAactgttttaaattgaaaattggcttttgacaaaacaaaacttttctgctgaagattgatttttttcattgaatctcattattttgatttggaaatgctgccacaGTGCCTTATCCTCCCATTCGCTTCTAaaggctgggctccctgggcagacAACAACTCCTATTATGCATCACAACCAgagtctcccatgatgcactgcctcTCTTCAAGAGGGAAGACCATGATGcgtcatgggagatgtagtctgaccagggagccCAAGCTATAAAGGAGAATGAGATCATGAGGTACTGTGGCAGCATTGTCTAATCAGTTTTTTACTGGATAGTTTTTTTTACTGGATCCAGTTTTTTACTGGATACTTGACAGGAAAAGACCCATTTTGCAATCAGCCCTAATAATAAGTGTATGAAAAGTGAAGTGGGCAGAAGCATGCACACTGATGAGGTAGGACCATGAGACTGAAGTGTGTGAGAAGCCTGAGATGCACCTTCTCTTGCTGGGACTGGAATATTGACCTCTTCTTTCCATTGTGTACACAGAGGGCCCAATTGATGTAAATATGAGTGAAATCAGAATAGAGGATATCCATCAATTATTCTCTAAAGACCTGTCTATCAAGCTAGGAGGCCATTGGAAACCTGATGACTGCCTGCCTCGCTGGAAGGTAAACTGTAGCCTCAAAACAGCCACAAGTTACATTAAAATGTGATGCCATTGTTCAGTACAAAGGAGTGCAAACAATGGCATTGGCAAGAACTGGGCTATAGTTACATTTTGCCAttctaaagaaaaatatcttGTGTTACATCACAGATAATGTAGGGATGCCTGTAACATAGGTGTTTCTTGTCTGGCTTTATACCTGTAGCTTCAGGAGCCTCTTACCTAGTGACAGATGGGTCAACACTTCATTTCTTTTATAAGAAAGTTttggagaggggtgtgtgttgcTAATGGGATGTGGAGCCTGTCAGCTCAGCTATCGTTCAAATCCAGCTCAGCTGATAGTGTCTGAAATGTGTTGCATGCAGATGGCCGTTTACTGGTTTGTGTAATGAATTAGTTCCTAGCTGACAGGTATCCAGATCACCAAAATTACCTCTCTTTTTGAGCAAGAATTAGCCCAGAAAGACCAAGGGTAACATGGACCTTGGAGACAATGACTTTATCTTTGCTACAGAGGTTCCCTGCTTGTAAGGGTGGAGACGCATTAACAGCATGGTGTAGGAGAATCATGCTCTACCTTTTCAGCTGGTAGAAGATTTAAGTCTCCAGCGCAGTCTCTCTCCCCTGACCGAGCATGAAATTGTTAATGTTTGAAAGAAACGTCGTCTCTCCCAAGTagtagtatattttaaaaagctagaGTAACcgaaatgcacaaaataaaggAGGCATGAGAGTGAATGGCCAACACACGATTGTGTGCTCCATGTTGTATGTTGCATGAAGGAAAAAATCCATCACGGCAGCCCCAGGAAATGGGTTAGATCTGTTAGTCCTTTTCCATCAACATTGTCTATGGTCCTGTGATTGTAAACACATACACATGGCTTCAGGCATACCCGATGCTCTGAGCTGAAGGTTTGTGGGCTGCCAAAGTGAAAGCTGGTTTCCAAATATAGTAATAACTACCTGATGTCTTCCATCTCTTAGGTGGCAATCCTGATACCATTCCGCAATCGTTATGAGCATCTTCCAGTTCTCTTTAGGCACCTTATTCCAATGCTGCAGCGCCAACGTTTACAGTTCGCATTTTATGTCATTGAGCAAGTGAGTCACTTTCCATGTATATGCAATGTATTTTTCTGAGCTAATCCATCACCAGTGGGAGTAACCACTGGAACATGAAACTTGCTATTGTGTGACTGATTGCTGCCCGATGCATCCCACATATGAAAGGCTATTTACTACCTTCTGCCCCCCGTTATTGCACAATAATGGCAAATCTCCAAGTGTGTCCTGTGTGTTTTTATCAGCCAGAGTACATATCATAGGCTTTCAAAGGTTACTGCTTAGCGTTGATGTGTGTACAATACCTAGCTTCTCATAATATGCCATTCACCTGAATGTTATGTTGGACACAGGCACTTTCTGAAAGCTTCTGGGAAATTAAGTCTCTTAGAATAAATTAGGCTTGTTTAGCACATATATCTGTTAAACCAGGGCAAGAgggttacaaaaacaggaatttaagggttttttttccccccttgagtTTGTGTAGGAGGCCATGAGAAGAGTGACTGACTTCCAAACTTGTACTTGGTGTACatagagtttgtgtgtgtgtgtatgtatataatatgAATTGTATATTGAGCTTCTTCTGAGAAATAGCTCTACTTCCTAGGCTGGTAACCAACCATTTAACCGTGCCATGCTCTTCAATATTGGCTTTCGGGAAGCAATGAAGGACTTGGACTGGGATTGTCTGATCTTTCATGATGTGGACCATATACCAGAAAATGACCATAACTATTATGGATGTGGACAGATGCCAAGACACTTTGCAGCCAAGCTGGATAAATATATGTATCTGTAAGCACCTATATTCCCCCTTCATGGATAAAAAGTCAAtagctagattttaaaaagattaatttcAGTTTGGTTTCCAGGTTTTGTGCAAGTAAACATAGCAGAAATAGAAGCAAACCTGCCAATAGCTCAAGGCTTAATTCAGCTGCATCCAGGAGAATGGCTGCTCTgacgggggagggatagctcagtggtttgagcattggcctgctaaacccagggttgtgagttcaatccttgagggggccatttggggactggtcctgctttgagcaggggcttggactagatgacctcctgaggttccttccatccctgatattctgtgacagGCTGTGAACAGGCAATTGCATCAGCCCTGACCTGAGACACTGTTCACAACAGGTGTGACTAATGCGCTCTTTTTTATTTAGGCTTCCTTATAATGAGTTCTTTGGTGGAGTGAGTGGCTTAACGGTGGAACAGTTTCGGAAGATCAATGGCTTTCCTAATGCGttctggggctggggcggagagGATGATGATCTTTGGAACAGGTACTGATGTGTGTCTTGACTTGAGTCTACTTCCCAAAGATAGGGGGATGGACAGGCTTCCATGCAGACTTTCCTATGGTGTGACTCTTCTGCTCATTGATGAGTTCTTGTAACAGCATCTAACTCGTGACACCTGATGCATGTTGTACAAACTGTCATCATTGATGATACAGTAGTGGCTGGCCTGGTAAAAGAATGTGCTGCCACAGGGGTTGGGGATATATTTCCTCAGGCATACAGTGCACGCACCCGGCTTCTTGGCAGTGGACGCTCCTCAGGGCTCTGAGTGAAATAAAGCCTGGGTATTTTACCTGCTGCTGTGAACTGGTTCTAAGCCTGCCCCCTGAAAGCCTTAATTTGGTTGAGCAGCTTTCAGACATCTCCATCCTTGCCATTGCATGGAAAGGGGCTTTATACAACATGTGGAGGgaagctgcccctccccacccaggcagTGTGGATTGGCTCTGGAGCTATTCCATACCCTCTTCAcatgggtggaggagtggggagacTATCACGCCTTTTAGGGTATCCTGATAAATGGAAAGATTGGGCTTTGATTCCATTCTACTAAAGCAAATTGGATTGGAAGCTCATAACTAACAGAGAATGAGGAAATATAGTTCTTGCCATAGGGAACTTTATGAAATTGTTGGCCTTGGGCATTATTTCTCATGTTGATGTTCATCTGAAGATCAGTTTGACTACTCAATTAAAACGTAATGTACTGAAAGCAGCTTAGTTTGCCCAAAGCCTGAACTGGTTGAAATCTTCTCACTTCATTTAGCTATCTAATGGAAACTTGTACTTACTACAGACGACAAGTCTGTTGTGGCTTATGATTGTTCAGCCTTGGCAAGTATTGAATTGGGAGCAAATGCAACAGTCAGTCCTATCTTTGTAATACAGGGTTCAGTATGCAGGCTACTCAGTGACTCGGCCACGAGGAGTCACCGGGAAATACAAGTCAATTCCACACCATCATCGAGGTGAAGTGCAGTTCCTGGGAAGGCAAGTGAGATTTTTATTATTGAAGATTTATGTTTCATTCTGAAGGATTCCAAAATCAtcgtgccactatataaatccatgatgcgcccacactttgaatactgagtccagttctggttaCCACATCTCAAAAAGGGTATAGTGAAACTGGTAGAATTTCAGAAAAAGGTGGCAAAattgatcaagggtatggaacagcttccatacgagacGAGAGTAAGACAACTGGGGCTGTTCATcttaaaaaagagatgactaaggggggatattacAGAGAtctataacagtggttctcaaacttttgtactggtgactcctttcacataacaagcctctgagtgctacccccccccccataaattaaaaacactttttaatatatttaacaccattataaatgctggaggcaaagcagggtttggggtcgaggctgacagcttgcgaccccccatgtaataaccttgcgaccccctgaggggccctaacccccagtttgagaaccccgatctataaaatcataactgatgtgaagaaagtgaattgAGAGGTGTTATTTACCTTTTCAGACAATAGAAAAATCAGGGGTCACCCGATTAAATTAATAAGttgcaggtttaatacaaacaagaggaagtactttttcacacaatgcacaactaacctgtggaactcattgccgtgggatgttgtgagggccgaaagtataactggattcaaaaaagaactgggtagtaagtttatggaggatagatccatcaataattgttagccaagatggtccgGGACACAACCATATGCTTGGGGTGACCCTAAGCttctaccagaagctgggagtagtaGACAGGGGTACTTCACTCCAAAATTTCCCTGTTCAGTACACTCCCTGTGAAGCTTTggtatgggccactgtcagagacaggatactgggcaagatggaccatggtctgacccctTGTGGCAGCTTGTATGTTCTAACGTTATGTActaaagcacttcacaaattaGCATTCATACTGTATAAGAGGGTAATTACCCTGAAGGGTAATATGTGGCAGCAGTCAAGCAATGCACAGAGTTTCTTCACAACAGTGTTAGGACAGGAAGGGAATAATCAGAAGTGCAGGGAGACAAGATGTAATAACCCAAACTGGCATGGTTAATACCCTGGACCCTTTATTCTAAGGTCCTGTTTAGTGATTGTTGCTTTTCCAAAAGAGTGGATTTTAGCAGCATAGAACCTTTTGGCAACAGGCTGCGGCCCTGGCTCTGTACTCTGAAGAAAGTGAGCCTCTCGTGGAGTAGTCAGCACCACATACTGAAGCAACGTTTGTTTCCTTGAAGGTTCTCATCTGAACATTGAACCAGGCCAGCCCTGCTTAACCTGTAAGAGGGATTGTAGCAGGATCCACAGCCTTGGGTGTTATAGTTTCTAGAACAGCCTCTGTCCCTGTTTCTATTAGACCTTGTTTATGAGGAAGTTCAAACTCTCCTGTATCTGAATCGTGCAGGTAGCTTCAATTGCAAAAGTAATATGTCAGTCGTGCTTCATAGCAGTTTTG
This sequence is a window from Eretmochelys imbricata isolate rEreImb1 chromosome 13, rEreImb1.hap1, whole genome shotgun sequence. Protein-coding genes within it:
- the B4GALT5 gene encoding beta-1,4-galactosyltransferase 5 isoform X2 produces the protein MKVNTYLFMMQAQGIMIRENMRTIGAQVYEQVVRSAYAKRNSSMNDSDYPLDLNHSETFLQTTTFLPEDFTYFPNHTCPERLPSMKGPIDVNMSEIRIEDIHQLFSKDLSIKLGGHWKPDDCLPRWKVAILIPFRNRYEHLPVLFRHLIPMLQRQRLQFAFYVIEQAGNQPFNRAMLFNIGFREAMKDLDWDCLIFHDVDHIPENDHNYYGCGQMPRHFAAKLDKYMYLLPYNEFFGGVSGLTVEQFRKINGFPNAFWGWGGEDDDLWNRVQYAGYSVTRPRGVTGKYKSIPHHHRGEVQFLGRYALLRKSKERQVLDGLSNLNYFPNVTYDALYKNITVNLTPELALVNEY
- the B4GALT5 gene encoding beta-1,4-galactosyltransferase 5 isoform X3, yielding MMQAQGIMIRENMRTIGAQVYEQVVRSAYAKRNSSMNDSDYPLDLNHSETFLQTTTFLPEDFTYFPNHTCPERLPSMKGPIDVNMSEIRIEDIHQLFSKDLSIKLGGHWKPDDCLPRWKVAILIPFRNRYEHLPVLFRHLIPMLQRQRLQFAFYVIEQAGNQPFNRAMLFNIGFREAMKDLDWDCLIFHDVDHIPENDHNYYGCGQMPRHFAAKLDKYMYLLPYNEFFGGVSGLTVEQFRKINGFPNAFWGWGGEDDDLWNRVQYAGYSVTRPRGVTGKYKSIPHHHRGEVQFLGRYALLRKSKERQVLDGLSNLNYFPNVTYDALYKNITVNLTPELALVNEY
- the B4GALT5 gene encoding beta-1,4-galactosyltransferase 5 isoform X1, which gives rise to MRWLRGARGAWRLLPRRSLVALLFLFSLSSSFLYFVYVAPGIVNTYLFMMQAQGIMIRENMRTIGAQVYEQVVRSAYAKRNSSMNDSDYPLDLNHSETFLQTTTFLPEDFTYFPNHTCPERLPSMKGPIDVNMSEIRIEDIHQLFSKDLSIKLGGHWKPDDCLPRWKVAILIPFRNRYEHLPVLFRHLIPMLQRQRLQFAFYVIEQAGNQPFNRAMLFNIGFREAMKDLDWDCLIFHDVDHIPENDHNYYGCGQMPRHFAAKLDKYMYLLPYNEFFGGVSGLTVEQFRKINGFPNAFWGWGGEDDDLWNRVQYAGYSVTRPRGVTGKYKSIPHHHRGEVQFLGRYALLRKSKERQVLDGLSNLNYFPNVTYDALYKNITVNLTPELALVNEY